One segment of Gammaproteobacteria bacterium DNA contains the following:
- a CDS encoding GGDEF domain-containing protein, which translates to MISVISEVTAFDTFLEDEGGAALTRESHLNSGQVLRLSSRLQSTLDVYTLIESFDRELKSLVQFSSVTYSNEALSLIRTLGNPAQHSLRYRLVLPDHEILGLIEVTSVARFSPEDIELIEFMISNLVYPLRNALLYYRAQQAAYKDSLTGFNNRAMFELSLEREISLARRHSSPLSLLCIDIDHFKKFNDLHGHLVGDKVLKAVAEGIGVCIRGSDVVFRYGGEEFVVLLSNTNIVGACNLAERIRRRISSSFCIHNDQQLAVTVSIGAVALAEEAGWREFFEKADKALYTAKRCGRNCVRTV; encoded by the coding sequence TCTTGGAAGACGAGGGAGGGGCGGCGCTCACCCGCGAATCTCATCTCAATTCCGGTCAGGTACTGCGTCTGAGTAGCCGCCTTCAATCGACTCTCGATGTATATACGCTTATTGAATCCTTCGACCGCGAGCTGAAGAGCCTGGTCCAATTTTCGAGCGTGACTTACTCCAACGAGGCTTTGTCATTAATCAGAACCTTAGGTAATCCGGCGCAACATAGTCTGCGGTACAGGCTTGTTTTGCCAGACCATGAAATCCTTGGTCTTATTGAAGTGACAAGTGTCGCGCGATTCAGCCCGGAAGACATCGAACTAATCGAGTTCATGATTAGTAATCTCGTATATCCGTTACGCAATGCGTTGCTTTATTACAGGGCTCAACAGGCGGCATATAAGGATTCACTCACCGGATTTAATAATCGCGCGATGTTTGAGCTATCCCTGGAGCGGGAGATCAGCCTGGCCAGGCGTCATAGTAGCCCATTGAGCTTGTTATGCATTGATATTGACCATTTTAAGAAATTCAATGACTTGCACGGACATTTGGTCGGAGATAAGGTGCTCAAAGCAGTGGCTGAAGGTATTGGTGTCTGCATACGTGGGAGTGATGTGGTCTTCCGATATGGTGGCGAAGAGTTTGTTGTTTTGCTCAGCAATACCAATATTGTAGGCGCGTGTAATCTGGCTGAGCGCATACGCAGAAGGATTTCCAGTAGTTTCTGCATTCATAATGATCAACAGTTAGCAGTTACTGTCAGTATCGGCGCTGTAGCGCTTGCTGAAGAAGCGGGCTGGCGGGAATTTTTTGAGAAAGCCGACAAGGCGCTCTACACTGCTAAACGTTGTGGGCGAAATTGTGTGCGCACTGTGTAA
- a CDS encoding rhodanese-like domain-containing protein translates to MSQVKSISAKAAYDLLENNPQAILVDVRSSMEFLFVGHPKGSVNLPWIDEPDWVVDPHFTAHVRQLMLGGIVCDGEGCVPVLLICRSGKRSLEAGKKLIEDGFTEVFNIEGGFEGPLDESHHRSSISGWRFEGLPWEQC, encoded by the coding sequence ATGAGCCAAGTAAAGAGCATAAGCGCCAAAGCAGCATACGATTTGCTAGAGAATAATCCACAGGCCATCCTTGTGGATGTACGTTCGTCTATGGAATTTCTGTTTGTAGGACACCCTAAAGGCTCGGTAAACCTGCCGTGGATAGATGAACCTGACTGGGTAGTCGACCCACATTTTACCGCGCACGTGCGACAGTTAATGCTGGGAGGGATAGTCTGTGACGGTGAAGGCTGCGTACCCGTACTGCTGATTTGCCGCAGCGGTAAACGCTCGCTGGAAGCTGGAAAAAAGTTGATCGAAGACGGATTTACCGAGGTATTTAACATTGAAGGCGGGTTCGAGGGTCCGCTAGACGAAAGCCATCACCGTAGCAGCATCTCGGGTTGGCGCTTTGAAGGACTTCCCTGGGAACAATGCTAA
- a CDS encoding heme-binding protein, which produces MQRFKILAYILIIAFSTETAAVDVVSTRTLTHTLAVELASSAVNICEGLGYQVSAVVVDRNAITQVVIRSSLAPRFTIQIAEEKANATIMAGIKSGELVKNRQDIRQELNHVDGLLMLRGAIPVTAGGNLLGAIGVSGAPGGDNDELCAQKALEKFAERLEFAD; this is translated from the coding sequence ATGCAACGATTCAAAATACTGGCATATATCCTCATCATCGCTTTCAGCACCGAAACCGCAGCCGTTGATGTAGTATCAACGCGCACGCTCACGCACACCTTAGCCGTAGAGCTAGCATCTTCAGCGGTCAATATTTGTGAAGGATTGGGCTATCAGGTTAGCGCCGTCGTCGTGGATAGAAATGCTATCACCCAGGTGGTTATCAGGAGCTCTCTTGCACCGCGTTTTACCATACAAATAGCAGAAGAAAAGGCTAACGCCACTATCATGGCCGGCATTAAATCCGGTGAACTAGTAAAAAACCGCCAGGATATACGTCAAGAACTCAACCATGTAGATGGCTTACTCATGTTGCGCGGTGCTATACCCGTCACGGCCGGTGGCAATCTGCTTGGAGCGATTGGCGTAAGTGGCGCCCCCGGCGGAGATAACGACGAACTCTGCGCTCAAAAAGCCTTGGAAAAATTCGCCGAGCGACTAGAATTTGCTGACTGA
- the tyrS gene encoding tyrosine--tRNA ligase gives MTNNVFEELKWRGLVFDATEGVEELLAQKKVSFYTGFDPTGDSLHVGSLVPIIGLARLQRFGHTPIALAGGGTGMIGDPSGKTQERQLLSLEQVQHNVECIKQQLARFLDFDCAGNPARLVNNADWLGSMSILEFLRDVGKHFTVNYMTAKESVKSRIEREDGISYTEFSYMLLQGYDFYHLFKHHDCVLQTGGSDQWGNITTGMELVRRMDGKRGYGLVYPLITKSDGTKFGKTEEGTIWLDPQKTSAYRFYQFWMNTDDRDVDQYLKYFTFLTREEIAELRAKTEAEPHKREAQIRLAEEMTRTVHGDSALSHARKATQALFGGDISGLDATAIEDIFADVPSAEIAREGFAGAGYSLIDLMADGGVTKSKGEARRLIQGGGVYVNNQKIDDVEQRIDLDNTIEGRYIVLRKGRKNYHLVKLSD, from the coding sequence ATGACAAATAATGTTTTTGAAGAACTCAAGTGGCGAGGTCTGGTGTTTGACGCCACTGAGGGTGTGGAAGAGTTACTGGCGCAAAAAAAGGTAAGTTTCTACACCGGTTTCGACCCTACTGGCGATAGCCTGCATGTAGGAAGTCTGGTACCTATCATCGGTCTGGCGCGTTTGCAGCGCTTTGGACACACGCCGATAGCCCTCGCAGGTGGTGGAACCGGGATGATTGGCGATCCCAGTGGCAAGACGCAGGAGCGCCAGCTACTAAGCCTGGAGCAGGTGCAGCACAACGTAGAATGCATAAAGCAGCAATTGGCCCGCTTTCTGGATTTCGACTGTGCTGGCAATCCTGCCCGACTGGTCAACAATGCAGATTGGTTAGGCAGTATGTCGATACTCGAATTTCTGCGCGATGTGGGTAAACATTTCACGGTCAATTACATGACCGCCAAGGAATCGGTAAAGTCGCGGATTGAACGGGAAGACGGCATTTCATATACCGAATTTAGTTATATGTTGCTCCAGGGTTACGATTTCTACCACCTCTTCAAACACCATGACTGCGTGTTACAAACTGGCGGCAGTGATCAGTGGGGAAATATAACTACGGGTATGGAGCTCGTTCGGCGTATGGATGGGAAACGAGGTTATGGTTTGGTCTATCCGCTGATTACCAAGTCTGACGGCACCAAGTTTGGTAAGACCGAAGAGGGTACGATTTGGCTGGACCCTCAGAAGACCTCGGCTTACCGGTTCTATCAATTCTGGATGAATACCGACGATCGCGATGTCGATCAATATCTGAAATATTTTACCTTTCTGACGCGCGAAGAAATTGCCGAACTACGCGCGAAAACGGAAGCTGAACCACATAAACGTGAGGCCCAGATTCGATTGGCGGAAGAAATGACGCGTACGGTTCATGGTGATAGCGCCCTGTCACATGCGCGTAAGGCGACACAGGCCCTGTTTGGTGGTGATATCTCTGGTCTAGATGCGACGGCAATTGAAGACATATTTGCTGATGTACCATCCGCGGAAATAGCGCGTGAAGGATTTGCGGGAGCCGGCTACTCGCTTATCGACTTGATGGCCGATGGTGGGGTGACTAAATCAAAAGGTGAAGCACGGCGTCTCATACAAGGTGGAGGAGTCTACGTGAATAACCAAAAAATAGATGATGTTGAACAGCGTATTGATTTAGATAACACAATAGAAGGTCGATATATTGTGTTGCGCAAAGGCCGCAAGAACTATCACCTTGTAAAGCTTTCGGATTAG
- a CDS encoding helix-turn-helix transcriptional regulator produces MSQPTLLISALKKVLKNQGVRYRDLAEVLGLSEASIKRMFSEGNLSIRRLGEVCAYLGVNFTDLANIMDQEERRTDRLNEQQEYELVADIKLLLMAFLVINGFHFGEIQRYYRYTDAETIRYLAHLDRIGIIDLFPNNRIRLKISPKFTWRRDGPIQKFFTQRLQPDFLASQFLNEGESHFFLTAMLSPESAKELEKRIHDLVIDFQLRNQQDGLLPLEQRTIYSMLLGMRSWHPSAFEELRL; encoded by the coding sequence ATGTCGCAGCCTACACTATTGATCTCGGCGCTAAAGAAAGTGTTGAAAAATCAGGGGGTCCGTTATCGAGATCTGGCGGAGGTCCTGGGTTTGAGCGAGGCGAGTATCAAGCGCATGTTCTCTGAGGGGAATCTGTCTATTCGACGCCTGGGAGAGGTATGTGCCTATCTCGGGGTGAATTTTACTGATCTGGCCAATATCATGGATCAGGAAGAGCGCCGTACCGACAGGCTTAACGAGCAACAGGAATATGAGCTAGTCGCAGACATCAAGCTGTTGTTGATGGCGTTCCTGGTAATCAACGGATTCCACTTTGGTGAAATACAACGTTATTACCGATATACAGATGCGGAAACGATCCGTTATCTCGCCCATCTGGATCGGATTGGTATCATCGACCTTTTTCCGAATAATCGAATTCGTCTGAAGATCTCGCCCAAATTTACCTGGCGTCGCGATGGGCCGATTCAGAAGTTCTTTACGCAGCGATTACAACCTGATTTTCTGGCAAGCCAATTTCTCAACGAGGGTGAGAGTCATTTCTTCCTCACGGCAATGCTGAGCCCGGAATCGGCAAAAGAGTTGGAAAAGCGCATCCATGATCTGGTTATTGATTTTCAACTTCGAAACCAGCAAGACGGTCTACTGCCTCTAGAGCAACGTACGATTTATAGCATGCTATTGGGGATGCGTTCCTGGCATCCTAGTGCATTTGAAGAATTACGTTTGTGA
- the metH gene encoding methionine synthase, whose product MSAIRTELFLQALDQRILILDGAMGTMIQRHKLEEADYRGERYKDWNSDLKGNNDLLTLTKPAVIKEIHCAYLDAGCDILETNTFNANSISMADYHMEELSYELNLESAKLAREAADEYTAKDPSKPRFVAGVLGPTNRTASISPDVNDPGFRNVNFDQLVESYLEAIRGLVDGGADILLVETIFDTLNAKAALFAIETFFEQNMLKLPVMISGTITDASGRTLSGQTTEAFYNSLRHINPVSIGLNCALGPDLLRPFLEEMSRVSNVCVNVHPNAGLPNEFGEYDLSPEGMAEELADWAKSGFINIVGGCCGTTPPHIAAIAKAVAPYPPRKQAEVSTECRLSGLEPLNIGEDSLFVNVGERTNVTGSARFKRLVLEGDYDTALDIARDQVENGAQIVDVNMDEAMLDGVQAMQRFLNLCASEPDISRVPFMIDSSKWEIIEAGLKCIQGKGIVNSISLKEGEAEFIKHAKLVRKYGAAVIVMAFDETGQADTQARKFEICQRSYRILTEQIGFPPEDIIFDPNIFAVATGIEEHNNYGVDFIEATRKIKKALPHAMISGGVSNVSFSFRGNNAVREAIHAVFLYHAIKAGMDMGIVNAGQLAVYDDLPQELRERVEDVVLNRREDSTERLLEIADKYREGESSKTKDDEQEWRKLPVGERLTHALVKGIDAFIEGDTEEARVSFPEPIQVIEGPLMDGMNVVGDLFGEGKMFLPQVVKSARVMKKAVAYLIPYIEASKKAGDRAAGRILMATVKGDVHDIGKNIVGVVLQCNNFEVFDLGVMVPAQKILEAAKEHDVDIIGLSGLITPSLEEMSHIAKEMQRQGFDIPLMIGGATTSRAHTAVKIDPHYNASQTVWVKDASRAVGVAQNLISKDNKTAFVKKIKDEYEAVRIQHAGRQIGAKKLSIAQARENKTRIDWQFYEAPTPNDSSLVVFENYSLEELVQYIDWTPFFHSWELRGSYPKIFDDAQKGEEAKKLFNDAQQMLDEIIRHQWLKAKAVIRIYPANCVDDDTVEIYADENRDKVNARLHFLRQQQERPDGKPNQSLADFIAPKTTGIADHIGLFACTAGIGIDEHVKRFEDHHDDYNAIMLKALADRLAEAFAERLHQRVRTEFWGYTEEDLDNQDLIAEKYAGIRPAPGYPACPEHTEKGTLWEVLEVEKHTGIELTEHYAMMPTASVSGIYFSHPDSRYFNVGKIYRDQIEDYATRKNMSVEEAEKWLAPNLGYDS is encoded by the coding sequence ATGTCAGCAATCCGTACCGAATTATTTCTCCAGGCCCTGGACCAACGCATTTTAATCCTTGATGGCGCTATGGGTACCATGATCCAGCGACACAAACTGGAAGAAGCAGACTATCGTGGAGAACGGTATAAGGATTGGAATTCTGACCTTAAAGGAAACAATGATTTACTGACGCTGACCAAACCTGCGGTAATCAAAGAAATCCACTGCGCTTATCTCGATGCGGGATGTGACATCCTTGAGACCAATACCTTTAACGCCAATTCCATTTCCATGGCGGATTACCACATGGAAGAATTGTCGTACGAACTCAATCTCGAATCGGCAAAACTGGCGCGCGAGGCCGCCGATGAATACACGGCAAAAGACCCATCCAAACCTCGTTTTGTTGCTGGCGTACTCGGCCCAACAAACCGTACAGCGAGTATCTCTCCGGACGTAAACGACCCTGGCTTTCGTAATGTCAATTTTGATCAACTGGTCGAATCCTATCTCGAAGCGATAAGAGGACTGGTCGATGGTGGCGCCGATATTCTTTTAGTGGAAACCATATTCGACACACTGAATGCCAAGGCGGCCCTGTTTGCCATAGAAACTTTTTTCGAGCAAAACATGCTTAAACTGCCCGTCATGATTTCGGGAACAATTACCGATGCTAGTGGACGCACTTTATCGGGGCAGACCACCGAAGCCTTTTACAATTCATTACGCCATATCAACCCCGTGAGCATTGGACTTAACTGCGCCCTTGGGCCAGATTTGCTTCGCCCCTTCCTCGAGGAAATGTCCCGCGTCTCGAATGTTTGCGTCAACGTACATCCCAATGCCGGCCTGCCCAATGAGTTTGGCGAATACGATCTCAGCCCGGAAGGGATGGCAGAAGAGTTAGCCGATTGGGCAAAAAGCGGTTTCATCAATATCGTCGGTGGCTGTTGCGGTACAACGCCGCCACATATAGCGGCTATTGCAAAAGCGGTAGCACCTTATCCGCCACGTAAACAGGCTGAGGTCTCGACAGAGTGCCGTCTAAGCGGTCTGGAGCCGCTCAATATCGGAGAGGATTCTTTATTTGTCAACGTGGGCGAACGAACCAATGTAACCGGCTCCGCGCGATTCAAACGCCTGGTTCTTGAAGGCGACTACGATACCGCCCTCGATATCGCACGTGATCAGGTAGAGAACGGTGCGCAAATAGTCGATGTAAACATGGACGAGGCTATGCTCGACGGCGTACAGGCAATGCAGCGTTTTCTCAATCTATGCGCGTCTGAACCGGACATTTCACGCGTACCCTTCATGATTGACTCTTCCAAGTGGGAAATCATCGAAGCGGGACTCAAGTGCATACAGGGTAAAGGCATCGTCAACTCCATCAGCCTAAAGGAAGGCGAAGCGGAATTTATCAAACATGCGAAGCTGGTGAGAAAGTACGGTGCTGCGGTCATTGTTATGGCCTTTGATGAAACCGGACAGGCAGACACGCAGGCACGCAAATTCGAAATATGCCAGCGTTCCTATCGCATCCTGACAGAGCAAATCGGTTTTCCACCGGAAGACATCATATTTGACCCCAATATTTTCGCCGTAGCGACGGGTATCGAGGAACACAATAACTACGGGGTCGACTTTATCGAAGCAACTCGCAAGATAAAAAAAGCCCTGCCTCACGCGATGATCTCTGGCGGCGTATCCAATGTGTCATTTTCTTTTCGCGGCAATAATGCCGTACGTGAAGCTATTCACGCGGTGTTTCTCTATCACGCGATTAAAGCCGGCATGGACATGGGTATAGTCAATGCCGGACAGCTAGCCGTATACGATGACTTACCGCAAGAACTGCGCGAACGTGTCGAGGACGTTGTTCTCAATCGACGCGAAGACTCAACTGAAAGACTATTGGAGATCGCCGACAAATATCGCGAGGGTGAAAGCAGCAAGACCAAAGATGACGAACAGGAGTGGCGCAAACTTCCTGTAGGAGAACGCCTGACCCACGCACTGGTGAAAGGCATAGACGCCTTTATTGAAGGCGATACGGAAGAAGCGCGCGTTTCATTTCCAGAACCAATACAGGTTATCGAAGGGCCATTGATGGACGGTATGAACGTCGTGGGTGATCTCTTCGGCGAGGGTAAAATGTTTCTGCCGCAAGTAGTGAAATCTGCGCGCGTTATGAAAAAGGCCGTCGCTTATCTGATTCCCTATATTGAAGCGTCGAAAAAGGCCGGTGATCGTGCTGCCGGTAGAATATTAATGGCTACGGTAAAAGGTGATGTACACGACATCGGTAAGAATATCGTTGGCGTTGTCTTGCAGTGTAATAACTTCGAAGTTTTCGACCTGGGCGTCATGGTCCCTGCACAAAAGATTCTGGAAGCCGCCAAAGAACACGACGTAGACATCATTGGTTTAAGCGGCCTGATTACACCTTCTCTAGAAGAAATGTCGCACATCGCAAAAGAAATGCAGCGCCAGGGCTTTGATATCCCCTTAATGATTGGTGGAGCGACAACTTCACGCGCACATACAGCAGTAAAAATTGATCCGCATTACAATGCCTCTCAGACCGTTTGGGTTAAAGATGCCTCTCGAGCTGTGGGCGTCGCGCAAAATCTGATTAGCAAGGACAATAAAACCGCGTTCGTTAAAAAGATAAAAGACGAATATGAAGCGGTACGCATCCAGCACGCAGGTCGCCAAATCGGCGCGAAAAAACTAAGCATCGCGCAGGCGCGAGAAAACAAGACGCGTATCGACTGGCAATTTTACGAGGCGCCAACGCCTAATGACAGCAGCCTGGTTGTCTTCGAGAATTATTCCCTCGAAGAACTGGTTCAATACATCGACTGGACGCCTTTCTTCCACTCTTGGGAACTACGCGGAAGCTATCCAAAAATTTTCGACGATGCACAAAAAGGTGAGGAAGCAAAAAAACTGTTCAATGACGCGCAACAGATGCTCGACGAAATCATTCGCCATCAATGGTTAAAGGCCAAAGCGGTAATTCGGATTTATCCAGCAAACTGCGTCGATGACGACACCGTGGAAATATATGCCGATGAAAATCGCGACAAGGTAAACGCACGCCTTCATTTTCTAAGGCAGCAGCAGGAGCGTCCAGACGGAAAACCCAATCAATCATTGGCAGACTTTATTGCGCCCAAAACAACCGGTATTGCTGACCATATTGGGTTATTCGCCTGTACCGCAGGTATCGGCATTGACGAGCATGTCAAACGCTTCGAAGATCACCATGACGACTACAACGCGATTATGTTGAAGGCGCTGGCTGACAGACTGGCGGAAGCCTTTGCCGAACGCCTGCATCAGCGCGTACGCACAGAGTTCTGGGGATATACCGAAGAAGACCTCGACAATCAGGATCTAATCGCTGAGAAGTATGCCGGAATCCGACCCGCCCCAGGCTATCCTGCCTGTCCAGAACACACCGAAAAAGGAACATTGTGGGAAGTATTAGAGGTCGAAAAACACACTGGCATCGAACTCACAGAGCACTACGCCATGATGCCTACCGCCTCTGTCAGTGGCATATATTTCTCTCACCCTGATTCACGCTACTTCAATGTTGGAAAAATCTATCGTGACCAGATTGAGGACTACGCAACGCGCAAGAATATGTCGGTGGAAGAGGCAGAGAAATGGCTAGCACCCAATCTCGGTTACGACTCTTAA
- a CDS encoding GH3 auxin-responsive promoter family protein, with the protein MNKFMTQILAWSSYPTLMVSGVAIFLMMKGHFPIEVASYSAIAVAVFGIIILEHIQPHRQHWQPRRKDWINDSLFLIIVQMLLPKLVVLSFVFATYQPITSSFPQIHKFWPHELSTGAQLLMVFLLADFLRYWLHRLAHTWRPLWRLHAVHHSPKKMYWLNTSRFHPLEKLMQLSLDTLPFMLLGVDILVLSLYYVIYATNGFFQHANIKLKFGWLNYFVSTSELHRWHHSIDKQQSDNNFGNNLIIWDRLFGTYYCPKDTVIGDIGLVNRQYPSGFITQMKTPFIPGIEQYQVPVLSCMKTIRFSLLHLGASIAWLRNWSGILLQSACPARVQKRVLKRILHEQANTLYGKQHGFSKIHDYQQFQEQIPVNNYEHLRDWYQLQVDKNLPAITSKPPLYYAVTSGSTDKPKYLPIDYDQLKRLQKEQTLFGLNVFRQFPQAFFGKILAITSPEIEGHTSHGIPYGAVSGLIGRLTPPTLRKNMLIPEEINQIADYELRYLVILCFGLLERHVTYLAAANPSSLVSIDRLLDERKHILLEVLQQGKLYAHPDVPAVVCRRFSERCKQTQIRRKHVITQLQSGECHIHNIWPNLQLVNTWTGGSCGTALSALKKVLPSNTQILDLGLISSESRITFPLNSQSEGMPNLQHVFFEFVEKHNWENGQHLFEMLHELKNQTEYYIFVTTGNGLYRYCMNDIVRVCGKYKNTPLFNFVQKGQGITNISGEKLYEHQVISAVTRVQQESQVLLPSYVMIADVAQAKYRLFIDGLSQYVPDYSQLATQIDRLLCNYNIEYKSKRYSKRLEPLEISVAPPGLQDRLKRYAVDHGQREGQYKPRILWYQSEFPEEVLQQEGMVA; encoded by the coding sequence ATGAACAAATTTATGACGCAAATACTGGCATGGTCGAGCTATCCGACCCTGATGGTATCAGGCGTAGCAATATTTCTAATGATGAAAGGCCACTTTCCTATCGAAGTGGCAAGCTATTCTGCGATTGCGGTGGCCGTTTTCGGAATCATCATTTTGGAACACATACAGCCACATCGTCAGCATTGGCAACCTAGACGAAAAGACTGGATAAATGACAGCCTTTTTTTAATCATCGTGCAAATGTTGCTGCCCAAGCTAGTCGTCCTGTCATTTGTCTTTGCCACATACCAGCCAATTACGAGCAGTTTTCCACAAATTCATAAATTCTGGCCTCATGAGTTATCCACCGGCGCCCAGCTTTTAATGGTATTTCTGCTCGCTGATTTTCTGCGCTACTGGCTACATCGGCTTGCACATACCTGGAGACCTCTGTGGAGACTACACGCTGTACATCATTCGCCAAAAAAAATGTACTGGCTTAATACATCCCGCTTTCACCCACTCGAAAAACTGATGCAGTTGAGCCTGGACACCTTGCCATTTATGCTGTTGGGTGTCGACATTCTTGTCTTATCGCTCTACTACGTCATCTATGCGACAAATGGCTTTTTTCAACACGCCAATATCAAGCTCAAATTCGGGTGGCTAAATTATTTTGTCAGCACCTCAGAGCTTCATCGTTGGCATCACAGCATAGATAAACAACAGTCCGACAACAATTTTGGCAACAATCTCATCATATGGGATCGACTATTTGGCACATACTATTGCCCAAAAGATACAGTCATAGGAGATATTGGCCTCGTCAACCGCCAATATCCGAGCGGATTCATCACTCAAATGAAAACACCCTTCATTCCGGGCATAGAACAATATCAAGTGCCGGTGCTTTCATGTATGAAAACCATTCGCTTTAGCCTGCTACATCTCGGTGCAAGCATTGCCTGGCTACGAAACTGGTCTGGTATTTTATTGCAAAGCGCCTGCCCTGCTCGCGTACAAAAAAGAGTTTTGAAACGAATTCTTCACGAACAGGCGAATACGCTTTACGGGAAGCAACACGGATTTTCCAAAATCCACGATTACCAGCAATTTCAGGAACAGATTCCTGTAAATAATTACGAACACCTGCGTGACTGGTACCAATTGCAAGTTGATAAGAACTTGCCTGCCATCACCAGCAAGCCGCCTCTATACTATGCTGTCACCAGCGGCTCGACAGACAAACCTAAGTATCTACCAATAGATTACGACCAACTTAAGCGTTTACAAAAGGAGCAAACGCTGTTTGGATTGAACGTTTTCCGTCAATTCCCCCAGGCGTTTTTCGGAAAAATACTCGCCATTACCAGCCCAGAGATAGAGGGACATACCTCTCACGGCATCCCTTATGGCGCTGTGTCAGGACTAATTGGACGACTTACACCACCCACTCTGCGGAAGAATATGTTAATTCCGGAAGAAATTAATCAAATCGCAGACTACGAGCTACGTTATCTGGTCATCTTGTGCTTTGGGCTCCTTGAAAGACACGTAACCTATCTGGCAGCAGCAAATCCCAGTTCATTGGTAAGCATTGATCGACTGCTAGATGAGCGTAAACATATTCTGCTTGAGGTGCTACAGCAGGGAAAACTATATGCTCATCCAGACGTGCCAGCAGTCGTCTGCCGACGATTTTCTGAACGATGCAAGCAAACACAGATCAGACGGAAACACGTCATTACTCAATTACAAAGCGGAGAATGCCATATACACAACATCTGGCCAAATCTACAACTGGTAAACACCTGGACCGGCGGAAGTTGTGGAACAGCACTTTCTGCACTCAAAAAGGTGTTGCCAAGTAATACGCAAATACTTGATCTCGGGCTTATCTCGAGCGAGTCTCGCATTACATTCCCGCTAAACTCGCAGAGCGAAGGCATGCCAAACCTTCAACATGTGTTTTTTGAGTTCGTAGAAAAGCATAACTGGGAAAACGGTCAGCATCTGTTTGAGATGCTGCACGAATTAAAAAACCAAACTGAATATTACATATTCGTAACCACTGGCAATGGCTTGTATCGTTACTGTATGAACGATATCGTGCGCGTTTGTGGAAAATACAAGAACACACCGCTTTTCAACTTCGTTCAAAAAGGACAGGGAATTACCAATATTAGTGGCGAAAAACTATATGAACATCAGGTCATCAGTGCTGTGACGAGAGTTCAGCAAGAGAGCCAGGTGCTCCTACCATCATATGTAATGATAGCCGACGTTGCTCAGGCCAAATATCGACTTTTCATTGATGGCTTAAGTCAATATGTACCAGATTATTCGCAACTCGCAACGCAAATCGATCGGCTGCTATGCAATTACAATATTGAGTACAAATCCAAGCGATATAGCAAGCGTCTTGAGCCTTTGGAAATCAGTGTCGCTCCTCCCGGCTTGCAGGACAGACTTAAGCGCTATGCGGTAGATCATGGACAGCGTGAAGGTCAGTACAAACCTCGCATACTTTGGTATCAATCCGAGTTTCCAGAAGAAGTATTGCAACAAGAGGGGATGGTAGCATGA